A stretch of Rhododendron vialii isolate Sample 1 chromosome 4a, ASM3025357v1 DNA encodes these proteins:
- the LOC131322030 gene encoding protein FAR1-RELATED SEQUENCE 5-like has translation MCFGDVLIFDATYRSNAYRKPLVILAGVNSHFQTTIFGCALLTTETVEAYTWVLERFLDSMDHKKPVSVMTDGDKAMRRAIKTVLPNVNHRLCKWHLKKNAVSNVHVPGFLADFEKCMSLSTEEEFEVAWKNLLDDYSLHQSQWAVDVYKKKTLWAEAYLRGIFFAGAKSTQRVEGMNAYMNRFLKLRLKLFEFVQAFDRALAKLRHNEAKGQVESVNSTPVLSTCMKRIEKHAADTYTRGIFNKFLKEIKKEQSLFKVDKVEFEDFRIYYLSRYQQPDATWSVNYQPNDGIMKCSCLKFESIGFPCQHMISVMKMEHMREIPSCLILQRWTKTAKSFPLHGSTPMPEWVTQTTRFGALSSACVEMCYYASHITKGYNEIKEEITKLTSRMRELYVLHVEEEKRNMRQNDNVEGTSMHFGVGDPVIIKGKGTHNLAKDFIPKIRKCGNCREPGHIRTKCPKLVHGDNVGNMNEDEDTYESDVSVIHQQSFTGRDSSIYHPSFIHTDYTTNGCESSVNPNLTANWSRNSESVQAQFYGSNVGGWEDDFGQDL, from the exons ATGTGTTTTGGAGATGTGCTAATATTTGATGCGACTTATCGGTCGAATGCGTATCGGAAGCCATTGGTGATACTAGCTGGAGTTAATAGTCACTTTCAAACAACAATTTTTGGTTGTGCATTGTTGACTACTGAGACTGTTGAGGCTTATACATGGGTGTTGGAAAGATTTCTTGATTCCATGGACCACAAGAAGCCTGTGTCCGTGATGACCGATGGGGATAAGGCTATGCGGAGAGCAATAAAAACTGTGTTACCTAATGTTAATCATCGTTTATGCAAATGGcatcttaaaaaaaatgctgTCAGTAATGTCCATGTTCCCGGATTCTTAGCTGACTTTGAGAAATGCATGTCATTGTCAACTGAAGAAGAGTTTGAAGTTGCATGGAAGAATCTTTTGGATGACTATAGCCTTCACCAAAGCCAGTGGGCGGTAGATGTTTATAAAAAGAAGACCTTATGGGCAGAGGCATACCTGCGAGGTATTTTTTTTGCGGGTGCAAAAAGCACACAACGTGTTGAGGGAATGAATGCATACATGAATCGATTCTTAAAACTACGTCTCAAGCTTTTTGAATTCGTACAAGCGTTTGATAGGGCTCTTGCAAAACTTCGTCATAACGAGGCTAAGGGACAAGTTGAAAGTGTGAATAGTACTCCGGTTCTTTCTACATGCATGAAACGAATTGAAAAACATGCGGCTGATACATATACTCGGGGCATATTTAACAAGTTTCtcaaagaaattaagaaagagCAATCATTGTTTAAGGTGGATAAAGTTGAGTTTGAAGATTTTCGGATTTACTACTTATCTCGATACCAACAGCCGGACGCCACGTGGAGTGTCAACTATCAGCCGAATGATGGCATCATGAAATGCTCTTGCTTGAAATTTGAGTCAATTGGGTTTCCATGTCAGCATATGATCTCAGTAATGAAAATGGAGCATATGAGAGAAATTCCCTCTTGTTTGATCTTACAAAGGTGGACAAAAACGGCGAAATCCTTCCCTCTACATGGCAGCACACCAATGCCAGAATGGGTCACGCAAACGACAAGGTTTGGGGCATTGTCAAGCGCATGTGTCGAAATGTGTTATTATGCTTCTCACATAACGAAGGGATATAATGAGATCAAAGAAGAAATCACCAAGTTAACATCCAGAATGAGGGAGCTCTATGTGTTACATGTTGAGGAGGAGAAAAGAAATATGAGACAAAACGACAATGTTGAGGGGACATCTATGCATTTTGGTGTTGGCGACCCAGTCATTATCAAAGGTAAAGGGACCCATAATTTGGCCAAGGACTTCATCCcgaaaataagaaaatgtgGCAATTGTAGAGAACCTGGTCACATAAGAACCAAATGCCCCAAATTAGTGCATGGAGATAATGTGGGAAACATGAATGAGGATGAAGACACATATGAATCAGATGTGAGCGTTATTCaccaacaatcatttaccgggCGAGACTCATCGATATATCACCCATCGTTTATTCACACTGATTACACAACCAATGGTTGTGAATCCAGTGTCAACCCTAATTTG ACTGCTAACTGGTCAAGAAATTCCGAGAGTGTTCAAGCTCAGTTCTATGGCAGCAACGTTGGAGGATGGGAAGATGATTTCGGACAAGATTTGTGA
- the LOC131322038 gene encoding cyclin-dependent protein kinase inhibitor SMR4 yields MSRVEVIEDEEDCTTPRHQGCRIPAAAECPPPPRKKSERRSERDPPKSGYFCPPDLDALFSSLDRRPGACL; encoded by the coding sequence ATGAGCAGAGTTGAGGTGATCGAGGACGAAGAAGATTGCACCACGCCCAGGCACCAAGGTTGTCGCATTCCGGCGGCGGCCGAGTGCCCGCCGCCACCGAGGAAGAAATCGGAGCGGCGGAGCGAGAGGGACCCGCCGAAGAGTGGGTACTTTTGTCCTCCTGATCTTGATGCTCTGTTCTCCTCCTTGGACCGAAGGCCCGGAGCTTGTCTTTAA
- the LOC131322032 gene encoding aspartic proteinase PCS1, whose protein sequence is MKVLLILFFFLIQTQLSFPSPHTSQLLVLPLKSQLIPSGSLSKSPNKLPFQHNVTLTVSLSVGSPPQNVTMVLDTGSELSWLHCNGTTRISQPVFYPNRSSSYSPVECSSPICTTRTRDFSVPASCDSNNLCHAALSYADASSSEGNLATDTFNIGGSEMNGTIFGCMDSGFSSNSNEDAKTTGLMGMNRGSLSFISQMSFPKFSYCISGYDLTGLLLFGDSNFTWLAPLNYTPLIQISTPLPYFDRVAYTVELQGIRVGDRLLPLPKSVFEPDHTGAGQTMVDSGTQFTFLLGPAYNALRNEFLNRTTGVLRVLEDPNFVFQGAMDLCYRVPLNQTVLPVLPTVSLVFRGAEMTVSGAQLLYRVSGEIRGNDSVYCFTFGSSDLLGIEAYVIGHHHQQNVWMEFDLEKSRIGLAQVRCDLAGERIGVYH, encoded by the exons ATGAAAGTCCTCctcattctcttcttcttcctgatACAAACCCAACTCTCCTTTCCTTCCCCCCACACTTCACAACTCCTAGTTCTACCCCTCAAATCCCAACTAATCCCATCTGGGTCCCTCTCGAAATCTCCGAACAAGCTCCCGTTTCAGCACAACGTCACCCTCACGGTCTCCCTCTCAGTGGGCTCGCCCCCACAGAACGTCACCATGGTCCTCGACACAGGCAGCGAGCTCTCCTGGCTCCACTGCAACGGCACGACCCGGATTTCCCAACCCGTTTTTTACCCGAACCGATCATCCTCCTACTCGCCCGTCGAATGTTCCTCGCCCATTTGCACGACCCGGACCCGGGACTTCTCCGTGCCCGCTTCGTGCGACTCCAACAACCTCTGCCACGCCGCCCTATCGTACGCCGACGCGTCGTCGTCGGAAGGGAACCTCGCCACCGACACATTTAATATCGGAGGGTCCGAAATGAATG GTACCATATTCGGGTGTATGGATTCGGGCTTCAGTAGTAACTCCAATGAGGATGCCAAGACTACCGGGTTGATGGGCATGAACCGTGGGTCActttctttcatttctcaaaTGAGCTTTCCTAAATTTTCATATTGCATTTCCGGTTACGACTTAACGGGTCTGTTATTGTTCGGTGACTCGAATTTCACGTGGCTAGCACCGTTAAATTACACGCCGTTGATCCAAATCTCAACCCCGTTGCCCTATTTTGACCGGGTCGCTTACACGGTTGAGCTCCAGGGGATCCGGGTCGGGGATAGATTACTCCCATTGCCGAAATCGGTATTTGAGCCGGATCACACCGGGGCGGGTCAAACCATGGTTGACTCTGGTACCCAATTCACCTTCCTTCTTGGACCGGCTTACAATGCTTTGAGGAACGAATTCTTGAACCGAACCACCGGGGTTTTACGGGTCTTGGAGGATCCGAATTTTGTATTTCAAGGGGCAATGGATCTTTGCTATCGGGTCCCACTGAATCAAACAGTGTTGCCGGTGTTACCAACGGTTAGTTTGGTGTTTCGGGGCGCGGAAATGACGGTTTCGGGTGCCCAGTTGTTGTACCGGGTTTCGGGCGAAATTAGGGGAAATGATTCAGTGTATTGTTTCACGTTTGGGAGTTCCGATTTATTGGGGATCGAGGCGTACGTGATTGGGCATCATCATCAACAAAACGTGTGGATGGAATTTGATCTTGAGAAATCTAGGATTGGATTAGCTCAGGTGCGGTGTGACTTGGCTGGGGAAAGAATAGGTGTGTATCACTAG